The window AATTAAGGAAACTGTTTAGCGGTAAAGCAGATCACGTGGTGAACCTGTTTAAATTTATGGCCGAAGAACTGCGCGAGATTATGGCCGAGTTAGGCTTCCGTACCATTAACGAGATGGTTGGACGTGTTCAGTTCCTGAAGGTAAAAGATCACCTGGAAAGCTGGAAAGCCAAAAAGATTGACCTAAGCGGCATATTACACCCGGTTACCAATACCAAAGGCATGACGCTTTATAACAGCGAAAAGCAGGATCATGGTATGGATGAGATACTGGACTGGCAGTTGTTGGCGGCAGCTCAACCTGCTCTTGAAGATAAAACGCCGGTGTTTGCATCGTTCGACGTTATCAACGTTAACCGTACTGTTGGTACATTGCTGTCAAACGAGATCTCGAAGATATATGGATCGGCAGGTTTACCTGATAATACTATTAACTACAAATTCAAAGGCTCGGCCGGGCAAAGCTTTGGCGCTTTTGCAACCAAAGGTATCTCTTTTGAACTGGAGGGCGAAGCCAATGATTATGTAGGTAAAGGTTTATCGGGGGCGCAACTGGCTATTTACCCATCAGAGAAAGCTACTTTCACGCCCGAAGATAATATCATCATAGGTAACGTGGCTTTGTATGGTGCAACGTCGGGCGAGGTATTTATAGGCGGTATGGCCGGCGAACGTTTCGCGGTACGTAACTCCGGTGCTACTACTGTTGTTGAGGGTATTGGCGATCATGGTTGCGAATACATGACCGGTGGCCGGGCACTGATATTGGGTAAAACAGGACGCAACTTTGCAGCTGGTATGAGCGGTGGTTTAGCCTGGATTTATAATCCGGATAACAGTTTTGCCGAAAACTGTAATACAGAGATGGTAGACCTTGATCCGCTATCGTTACAGGATGAAGAGCAGATACTTACCTTACTGCGTAAGCACGTAAGCCTTACAGGCAGTAAACTTGCACAACAGATCCTGGCTAACTGGGCCGAGGCATCTACACAATTTGTGAAGGTGTATCCAAAAGAGTATAAAAAAGTAGTAGAGAAATTACAATATCAAACAATAGGCTAAATTTCAATGGGAAAACCAACAGGATTTCAGGAGTTTAACAGGGAATTACCAACTAAGGTTCCTGCTGCTGAACGCGTAAAAAACTATAAAGAGTTTGTTAATTTATATACCGACGAGAAGCTGAACCAGCAATCGGCCCGTTGTATGAATTGCGGTATCCCTTTTTGCCATTCGGGATGCCCGCTGGGTAATATTATCCCGGAATTTAACGATGCCGTGTATCGTCAAAACTGGGAGGAAGCTTACCATATTTTATCATCAACAAATAATTTTCCGGAGTTTACAGGCCGTATTTGTCCTGCACCATGCGAGTCTGCATGTGTGTTAGGTATTAATAAGCCGGCTGTAGCTATTGAGGAAATTGAAAAACATATCATCGAAATTGCTTACCAGAAAAACCTGGTAAAACCAACTGCACCGTTGGTAAAATCGGGCAAAAAAGTAGCTGTAATAGGCTCTGGTCCGGCAGGTTTGGCAGCTGCAGCTCAATTGGTAAAAGCAGGCCACGCGGTAACTGTTTACGAGCGCGATGATAAACCGGGAGGTTTATTGCGCTATGGTATCCCTGATTTTAAACTGGAGAAAACCGTAGTAGAGCGCCGTATTGAAGTAATGGAAAAAGATGGTGTGGTGTTTAAGCTGAACAGCGAAGTAGGTGTTAATGTTGCTGCCGATGAATTGGTACGCAACAATGATGCTGTAGTACTGGCAGGTGGTTCAACCATTCCCCGTAACCTGATGATCCCCGGCAGGGAATTAAAAGGCATCCATTTTGCGATGGACTTTTTGAAACAGCAAAACAAACGCGTAAGTGATATTGCAGTTGATGGCGACGATATATTAGCTACCGGTAAAGACGTAGTGGTAATTGGTGGCGGTGATACCGGCAGCGATTGCGTAGGTACTTCAAATCGCCAGGGAGCAAAATCAATTAAGCAGTTTGAGGTGATGTTTCAGCCGCCGGCACAGCGTACACAGCATATGCCATGGCCAACATATCCAATGGTGCTTAAAACCACCAGTTCGCACGAGGAAGGTGCCGAACGTTTCTGGGGCGTAAATACCCTGGAGTTTTTAGGCGACGACGAAGGTAACTTGCGTGCGTTAAAAGTGGTAGATGTAGAGTGGGAGCAGGATTTTATGGGCCGCCCTGTAAAATTCCATGTGGTTGAAGGTTCTGAACGTGAAATTCCTTGTCAGCGTGTGTTCCTGGCTATGGGCTTCCTGTACCCGCAGCCTGCCGGCCTGTTAGCTCAGTTAGGTGTTGAACTGGATGACCGTAAAAACGTTAAAGCCAAAGAAGGCGTTTACCGTACAAACGTGAGCAAAGTATTTGCTGCAGGTGATATGCGTCGCGGACAATCACTGGTTGTTTGGGCAATCTCCGAAGGCCGCGAAACTGCGCGTAAAGTAGATGAGTTTTTAATGGGCCACTCGTTGCTGGAAAGCAAGGATGCCGTTAATCAGTTCGACCAGGTGTTTTAAGAAAACGCCTTATCTGCTGAAGATATATAACCACGCTGCAATACTCCTGTTATGGGTATTGCAGCGTGGTTTTTTTGTTTTATTTTGATGGGTTATTTTGTGCTGCTTACAATAAATCAATATTAATTATGCTACTTTAAAAACCACTTGTCCTTTTTGCCGTTAAACCTAAACAAAACATCATCAATTTATAAATGAAGTATTTAACCCGCTTGTTATTGATTTTAGTAGCCTTCGTTTTTTCGCAATCATGCGAAAGCAACAAACGCGCAAATAATTACAACAATAAAGTACTTGTTGATGATGGCGGAATGCTTTTTTTTAAGAATGGCACCGAAGCCAGCCTGGCAACCGTAAAAGCTTCCGGTTTGGCTATCTCCAATTCAAAAAATCAAAAAGTAATTCAGTTTGCTAAAACGATGATTGATGACCACACCCTTCTTGCTGATAATTTGAGAAAATTGGAGATTGATAATTTTGTAACATCCAACGATACCATAAATGCCGGCCATCAACAGGCAATTGCCGCCCTTGAACAGAAAAAAGCTGCCAACTTTGACAAAGCCTATATAGCAATGCTGGTAAACCAGCATGAGCAGGAAATAGCGCTGTTTAAAACTGCCGCACTCAACAAAAACCCTAACGTATCTGATTTTGCCAACAAAAATATGTCATCGTTGCAAGCGCATCTTGATTCGGCTAAGGTGATCATGCTGGCATTAAAATAGTTTATTTAATAGCGGCGTAATGTTTAAATTGCAGGCTATACCTATCTAAGTCATGCTATTAAAAAAAAGTTCATTTATTGCCTTATTGCTGGTTTTTGTTGCATGCCAAATACAGGTCTCTGCGCAAGTTTCTGCTATAAAGCCGGGCGAAGTTTGGCCCGATAACCGGGGCGAACATGTGCAGGCCCACGGCGGTGGTATCATCAAAATAGGGAAACTGTACTATTGGTTTGGCGAAGACCGCGCAAAAGACAATGATCCCGCCAAACGCTACGTAGCCTGTTATTCCTCACCCGATCTTACGAATTGGACATTCCGGAACAAAGTAATCAAAACAGGCGATCCGGCAAACTTCGGGAAAGGTTTTGTTTTAGAACGGCCGAAGGTTTTTTATAACAAAAAGAAC is drawn from Mucilaginibacter ginsenosidivorax and contains these coding sequences:
- a CDS encoding glutamate synthase subunit beta — translated: MGKPTGFQEFNRELPTKVPAAERVKNYKEFVNLYTDEKLNQQSARCMNCGIPFCHSGCPLGNIIPEFNDAVYRQNWEEAYHILSSTNNFPEFTGRICPAPCESACVLGINKPAVAIEEIEKHIIEIAYQKNLVKPTAPLVKSGKKVAVIGSGPAGLAAAAQLVKAGHAVTVYERDDKPGGLLRYGIPDFKLEKTVVERRIEVMEKDGVVFKLNSEVGVNVAADELVRNNDAVVLAGGSTIPRNLMIPGRELKGIHFAMDFLKQQNKRVSDIAVDGDDILATGKDVVVIGGGDTGSDCVGTSNRQGAKSIKQFEVMFQPPAQRTQHMPWPTYPMVLKTTSSHEEGAERFWGVNTLEFLGDDEGNLRALKVVDVEWEQDFMGRPVKFHVVEGSEREIPCQRVFLAMGFLYPQPAGLLAQLGVELDDRKNVKAKEGVYRTNVSKVFAAGDMRRGQSLVVWAISEGRETARKVDEFLMGHSLLESKDAVNQFDQVF
- a CDS encoding DUF4142 domain-containing protein, producing MKYLTRLLLILVAFVFSQSCESNKRANNYNNKVLVDDGGMLFFKNGTEASLATVKASGLAISNSKNQKVIQFAKTMIDDHTLLADNLRKLEIDNFVTSNDTINAGHQQAIAALEQKKAANFDKAYIAMLVNQHEQEIALFKTAALNKNPNVSDFANKNMSSLQAHLDSAKVIMLALK